The Tautonia plasticadhaerens nucleotide sequence CCTTGCCGGGCCCAGGTGTCTCGTCTCGGCGGGTCAATCGATGGGGACGCGGTCCGGGTCGAGAGCGATCCATCTCCACCGGCCTCCCTGCCGGCCCGAGTCGATGGGTCGTCGGTTCCGTCGCAACGATCCTCAAGGTGGAGTTCCGAAACCGGGGCGGAGGATACTGGAGGCCCCCGAGGCTGTCCACCTCAAGTTCCCCCATTCCGGGGGAATTCGCTGAAGTTCTCCCCGGGACCCGCCGAAGCCCCGGCCGGGATCGGCCCGGGGGGCGGGACGAGGGGACCGACGACCGGCCTCCGTGCCCGGCGATCAAGGCGGCGACCCGCTCCCCCGCCCCCGGGGAGCGCGTCGCCGCAGCCCGAGGTGAGGGGGCCCTGGCGAGGTGCCGGGCCCCGCGTCCCGTTCGCGGGCCCCTCACCCCGGCCCTCCCCCCGAGGACGGGGAGGGGGGGGCGGATCCGGCCGGTCGATCTCCCCGAAGGCCCGGCTCGATCTCGCCCGCCGGGGTCGCCCCGCCGGCGTCGCGGGTTTCCTGGTTGACGATCCCGAATCGCCCGCCGTAAGATCAGGGTGACTCGGACGAGGCAACGGGCGGCCCGTGCGCCCCGGCCCATCCCGACGATTCGCGAGCGACCATGCCGACCCCCTCCCTCCTGCTGGGCCTGCGACTTCCTCTGGCCCTCGGCCTGCTGCTAACAGGCCGGGTGGGGGCTTAGGGACCGTCGTCGGCGAGGCGTCGCGAAGACTCGAACGACACTCGACGGAGCCCCGAGACCCACCCGGCCGGTGGATCTCGGGGCTCCGTCGCGTTTTAGCGACCGAGTCGAATCGATCGATCCACTGCATCCCCACCGGCCTTCTCTGGACCTCAGGATTTCGAGAGAGGACAGGCCCCCCATGGCCGACGACCAGCGGATCCGGATCTTCGACACCACGCTCCGGGACGGCGAGCAGTCCCCCGGCGCCAGCATGACCCACGCCGAGAAGCTGGAGATGGCCCGGGCGCTTGCCGACCTGGGGGTCGACGTCATCGAGGCCGGGTTCCCGGTCGCCTCGATCGGCGACTTCGAGGCGGTCCGGGCCATCGCCGCCGAGATCACCGGCCCGACCATCTGCGGCCTGGCCCGCTGCAACGACCGCGACATCGACCGCGCCTGGGAGGCCGTCCGGTACGCCCAGCGGCCGAGGATCCACGTCTTCCTCGCCACCTCGGCCATCCACCGCGAGCACAAGCTCCGGATGACCCCCGAGCAGATCGTCGAGCGGGCCGTCGCCGGGGTGAGGCGGGCCGCCGGGTACTGCCCCGACGTCGAGTTCAGCCCCGAGGACGCCGCCAGGACCGAGCTCGACTTCCTCTGCGCCGTGGTCGAGGCCGCCATCGACGCCGGGGCGACCACGGTGAACATCCCCGACACCGTCGGCTACGCCACGCCGAGCCAGTTCTCGAAGGTCATCCGGACGCTCAGGGAGCGGGTGCCGAACATCGGGAAGGCGGTCATCAGCGTCCACTGCCACGACGACCTCGGCATGGCCGTGGCCAACAGCCTGGCGGGGGTCGAGGCCGGGGCCAGGCAGGTGGAGTGCACCATCAACGGCATCGGCGAGCGGGCCGGCAACGCGGCGCTCGAGGAAATCGTGATGGCGCTGCGGACCCGACGCGACTACTACGGGGCCGACACCGGGGTGAAGACCGAGCGGCTCTACCCCACCAGCCGGCTCCTGACGACCGTCACCGGCCTCTCGGTGCAGCGGAACAAGGCGATCGTGGGCCGCAACGCCTTCGCCCACGAGTCGGGCATCCACCAGGACGGCATGCTCAAGGAGCGGTCGACCTACGAGATCATGAGGCCGGAGGAGGTGGGCGTCCCCAAGACCGACCTCGTGCTGGGCAAGCACTCCGGGCGTCACGCGTTGAAGGACCGGGCGATCGGGCTGGGCTTCCACCTCACCGACGAGCAGCTCAACGCCGTCTTCGACGACTTCAAGGCGCTGGCCGACAAGAAGAAGGAGGTCTACGACGACGACCTCGCCGTCCTGATCGAGAAGCAGATCGGCGACGACGTGCCCAAGGCCTGGGAGCTGATCAGCGTCCAGACGACCACCGGCTCGAACATGCTGCCGACGGCCACGGTCTGCATCCGGAGGCCCGACGGCGAGATCGTCCAGGACGCGGCGATCGGCACCGGCCCGGTCGACGCGATCTTCAAGGCGGTGGAGCGCGTGACCGGCGTGCGGGCCAGCCTGCACGACTTCGCCATCCGGAGCGTGACCCGGGGCAAGGACGCCCAGGGCGAGGTGACCCTGGAGCTGGCCGTCGAGAGCGACGACATCGACTTCCGGGGCCGGGCCGCCTCGACCGACATCATCGAGGCCAGCGCCCTGGCCTACATCAACGCCGTCAACGCCATCGCCTCCCGTCGCGAGCGGGGCCGGGTCCGGGAGGTCGCCGGCCGCCCCGGCGCGGGAGCCTGATCTCGGCCCGATCGCCCCGGCCCGACGCCCGATCCCGGGCGTCGGGCCGGGGGCCTCGACGAGGGCGTGCCATGCGGCTGATCGAGGTCCTGCTGCTGTCGATCCCCCCCGCGACGGCCCCGGGGTCCTCCCGGGACGGCCAGGCGGTCGAGGCGATCGAGTACCTCGGCCAGGCCACCCTGCCGGGCACCTTGACCGAGGACGGCACCCGGGTCGGCGGGCTTTCCGGCCTGGCCTTCGACGAGGGGGAGGGGGTGTTCCTCGCCCTCTCGGACGACCGGGGAGGCCCGGATTCCCCCGCGCCGAGGGCCTACCGGCTGCGGATCGACCTGGCCGACGGCCGGCTCGACCCGGGGGACGTGGGCGTCGAGGGCGTGCTCGTGCTGACCCGGCGGGACGGCTCGGCCGTGCCGGCCGGGACGGCCGACGCGGAGGGGATCGCCCTGGGGGGCGGCGGGGGGCTGTTCATCGGCTCCGAGGGGATCCCGGGGGCGGATCCGCCGGTCCCGCCGTCGGTCGACCGGTTCGATCGGGGGGCGGGGAGGCACGTCGGGGCGTTCGAGGTCCCGGCCGCCTACCGTCCCGGCCCCGGCCGGGGGGTCCGGGAGAACCTCGGCTTCGAGTCCCTGACGATCACGCCGGGGGGCCGGTTCGTCGACGCGGCGACCGAGAACGCGCTGCTGCAGGACGGCCCGGCGGCCTCGGTCGAGTCGGGGACGACCTGCCGGATCCTCCGGTTCGACCGGGCCTCTGGGGAGCCGGCGGCCGAGTTCGCCTACGAGGCGGGGCCGATCGTGGGCAGGATCGGGCCGAGGGTGGCCGGGCTGGTGGAACTGCTGGCGATCGACGAATCGCGGTGGCTGGCGCTGGAGCGGTCGTTCTCGGCCGGCTCGGGGTGCTCGATCCGGCTGTTCGAGGCGTCGATCGATGGCGCGACGGATCTCCAGGGCGTCGACGCCCTCGCCGATCGCCCCGGGGTGGTGCCGGTGAGCAAGCGTCTGGTGCTGGACCTGGGGACGCTGGGCGAATTCCTGCCGACGAACCTGGAAGGCATGGCCTTCGGCCCGGACCTGCCCGACGGCCGGAGGTCGCTGATCCTCGTCGCCGACAACAACCGGATGGCGCTCTTGCCCTCGCAGTTCGTGGCGTTCGGGGTGACGATGGCCCCTTCGGAATGACCCAGGGTCACGGTCACTCCCGGACGAGCACCGCCCGGGCGAGCCGGCCGTGCAGCATCCCGACGCCCCGGATGACCAGCAGCATCAGCCAGAGCAGGACGACCCCGAGCGCCGCCAGGCCGATCAGCAAGGCCGGGCCGACCTCCGGCTCGGCCCCCACGAAGCCG carries:
- a CDS encoding 2-isopropylmalate synthase — its product is MADDQRIRIFDTTLRDGEQSPGASMTHAEKLEMARALADLGVDVIEAGFPVASIGDFEAVRAIAAEITGPTICGLARCNDRDIDRAWEAVRYAQRPRIHVFLATSAIHREHKLRMTPEQIVERAVAGVRRAAGYCPDVEFSPEDAARTELDFLCAVVEAAIDAGATTVNIPDTVGYATPSQFSKVIRTLRERVPNIGKAVISVHCHDDLGMAVANSLAGVEAGARQVECTINGIGERAGNAALEEIVMALRTRRDYYGADTGVKTERLYPTSRLLTTVTGLSVQRNKAIVGRNAFAHESGIHQDGMLKERSTYEIMRPEEVGVPKTDLVLGKHSGRHALKDRAIGLGFHLTDEQLNAVFDDFKALADKKKEVYDDDLAVLIEKQIGDDVPKAWELISVQTTTGSNMLPTATVCIRRPDGEIVQDAAIGTGPVDAIFKAVERVTGVRASLHDFAIRSVTRGKDAQGEVTLELAVESDDIDFRGRAASTDIIEASALAYINAVNAIASRRERGRVREVAGRPGAGA
- a CDS encoding esterase-like activity of phytase family protein, with protein sequence MRLIEVLLLSIPPATAPGSSRDGQAVEAIEYLGQATLPGTLTEDGTRVGGLSGLAFDEGEGVFLALSDDRGGPDSPAPRAYRLRIDLADGRLDPGDVGVEGVLVLTRRDGSAVPAGTADAEGIALGGGGGLFIGSEGIPGADPPVPPSVDRFDRGAGRHVGAFEVPAAYRPGPGRGVRENLGFESLTITPGGRFVDAATENALLQDGPAASVESGTTCRILRFDRASGEPAAEFAYEAGPIVGRIGPRVAGLVELLAIDESRWLALERSFSAGSGCSIRLFEASIDGATDLQGVDALADRPGVVPVSKRLVLDLGTLGEFLPTNLEGMAFGPDLPDGRRSLILVADNNRMALLPSQFVAFGVTMAPSE